The following are encoded in a window of Bos indicus isolate NIAB-ARS_2022 breed Sahiwal x Tharparkar chromosome 21, NIAB-ARS_B.indTharparkar_mat_pri_1.0, whole genome shotgun sequence genomic DNA:
- the AP4S1 gene encoding AP-4 complex subunit sigma-1, whose amino-acid sequence MIKFFLMVNKQGQTRLSKYYEHVEINKRTLLETEVIKSCLSRSNEQCSFIEYKDFKLIYRQYAALFIVVGVNDTENEMAIYEFIHNFVEVLDDYFSRVSELDIMFNLDKVHIILDEMVLNGCIVEMNRARILAPLLILDKMSDS is encoded by the exons atgataaagttttTCCTCATGGTGAATAAACAAGGGCAGACCCGACTTTCTAAGTACTATGAACATGTGGAGATTAATAAGCGTACGCTTCTGGAAACAGAAGTCATCAAGAGCTGTCTCTCTCGATCCAATGAACAA TGTTCTTTCATTGAATATAAAGACTTTAAGCTGATATACCGGCAGTATGCAGCTCTCTTCATTGTGGTTGGAGTTAATGACACAGAG AACGAGATGGCAATTTATGAATTCATCCATAACTTTGTGGAAGTTTTAGATGACTACTTCAGCCGAGTG agtGAACTAGAT ATCATGTTTAACTTGGATAAAGTACACATCATTTTGGATGAGATGGTATTAAATGGCTGCATTGTGGAAATGAACAGGGCAAGAATTCTTGCCCCTCTACTAATTCTTGATAAAATGTCAGACAGCTGA